In Ananas comosus cultivar F153 unplaced genomic scaffold, ASM154086v1, whole genome shotgun sequence, a genomic segment contains:
- the LOC109704783 gene encoding uncharacterized protein LOC109704783: MELPRPIPSPLPINSKRKRTLSSEPHEEEEEDEEANPSPNKNSKHRGVWENVDLILSLQSKDIPLKRKIELVFDFVASESICCDRRVQPVSITRLVSFVGNWMQPVLISSENSRKDLEIWDPCLDHRCWAVLKFCLDKSFISVSPNLLRAITRIARHALLGISGGSSSSREESSKLFEQVSEYLSVLLSSNSRAFYNAGVDLWISCAVEFVNLVHKVTANDKPGSSGHQVLLALSICLLEHFASFLRFYPNPKNIFRAFVDRLLDPLLELLVLLHSQGSGGKGEQVGSLLRIVGEVLSNGLFHPAHINGFLSLQSLKVKHEDTERRGLKGSYHQHFFQRFKGIKTENKAVLLGGFGYLFQLFVGRVRNRRGANMASKGATNPALWRSSVSSEGAQETNKPLFEVFARFMEPLLLECKGCALPEYSEMGATRLVNTLCLLKSMNETLKTFIQERIYVRTDDTEGVHFKFLQEVHDTIISVAGEIYKFWLLQLHVNDTSIVKMLPLTAREVFVAVGCLLEIEYKVVGDDLVKLWLMMFAFSAVNISSKDAKLHSLLNSEVLNLGCQIINVFRELRQVNYPVLALCKAVRVFRVIGDASAARYTLFIPSLPLSSQMCLEAVATLACSQSIRAAICNSIKTMPERKAGEFIDELKDDLSETMKWIRHSSFMDGGSLDSLERNTSFSTIWDFNLKTLGRVFSEIYSSVLDSLTITSTNSTLVGNSLESLMNAIRPSFSPLVQNQSDNINKFIPLVQKQSDNIEKFTIFLTGTSVADQEVPDSGSERKNLSWAFVFFFRLYTSCRSLYQQSISLMPPDLARKASELMGSLFSVCHGTEWTDKSNYVDEGYFSWIVKPSISLLDFIKYFRDASFNRSYEDCGPLVYVLHIMALQRLNNLNRKIQAFKFLLDGSRRLFKMQKQRNKDTRKGSKRWKRLLTACSLEAAHLTGFMTHYIQLLFPDRKRTKTVDSQILSSSNEDAWDVSVCSLNENSLSVGIWWLLCQNIDVWCFHASKKDLKYFLTHLLIYGLACEKNKGIKKNGASQLLHKEVSLRHISLELLRDTVLYDQTVLSKHMASIFYTILKNSLSSIVEDAYATCVDLNSLPDWSEILTALEKRNAVYMDSHALHVPPSMSASDLQIKKASLLSFKPEITSCESLLDLLCKIPEVHLTTKSFSQYATCILHLERLVISNLLINHDESISNSPFELLRLFLSCRRTLRYLVVSLNEFNQEAKPLSIFSGIFGSSTIIWLLVSVHTLVGLPHTLFGEFYNQLNNIIFSIIDHTSNIFLNLSSRQKMNYDTNEDYASWEYGELIAQALEKQMRKLPVTVEGSISAIKLEACFHILDWKKLSCTLSCLQGFLWGLSSTLANICKNSGGNPQLVDAFKFSNYVAGFENFVDLCIYLLLVDNNQGTVGVHSIHNLLDLDFDNGLLSVDSLLDRWTKCPNCEIQNSKLEEISGEVPKIDLSNMHDLKFSLFKELLKGKNPQIAYALRELFVASAAILKLKSIVSVNANSQKCSHMESYSMSILVRTSYMILQEMAEMCGQPNAFSFVWIDGILKYLEVVGVYFSMEDPKFSKEVYTQLMNSHMRAIGKCISLQGKNATLSSHETGSNTKLLLTQNESGHGIMKGLDHEHCIINAFKSRVRMSLRKFIRKPLKLHMNTVIQTVEKALIGVQPGCHAIYNINMGEIDGGKVSLMVAAGIDTLDLVLESQPVNERVLFKNIPSLVGSLFNIILHLQSPTIFYVEKPPSSKSELHPDAGTVVLMCVEVLTKVVGKHSFQMEVCHVSHCLHIPMALFKYFHKIKASRSFPDVNQFIIDRQFMVNLYAACCKLLCTTLKHRTREVERCIAQLENSATTLLSCLETVDATLASIKGYFAWEVQEALKCASFLRRIYEEIRQQKDILAKYSFYFLSNYVSIYSGHGPFQTGIEREIDETLRPGIYSLIDICSAADLQQLHTVLGEGACRSTLAALLHDYKLHFQYEGKI; encoded by the exons ATGGAGTTACCCCGCCCAATCCCCTCCCCACTCCCTATCAACAGCAAGAGAAAACGAACCCTATCTTCAGAACCCcatgaagaagaggaagaagacgaagaagcaAACCCTAGCCCTAACAAAAATTCCAAGCATCGTGGTGTTTGGGAGAACGTCGACCTCATCCTCTCCCTCCAAAGCAAAGACATACCCCTCAAAAG GAAAATCGAACTTGTTTTCGATTTCGTCGCCTCGGAATCTATATGTTGTGATCGACGTGTACAACCAGTTTCAATCACCCGCTTAGTGTCTTTTGTCGGCAACTGGATGCAACCAGTTTTGATTTCTTCGGAGAATAGTAGGAAGGATTTGGAGATTTGGGATCCTTGTTTGGATCATAGATGCTGGGCCGTTCTCAAATTCTGTCTAGACAAGTCTTTTATTTCTGTCTCCCCAAATTTACTTCGAGCAATTACTCGTATTGCGAGGCACGCGTTGTTGGGAATCAGTGGTGGTAGCTCATCTAGTAGGGAAGAATCTTCTAAGTTGTTTGAGCAGGTTTCGGAGTACTTATCTGTGCTTCTATCCTCCAATTCAAGAGCTTTTTATAATGCAGGAGTTGATTTATGGATCTCCTGTGCAGTTGAATTTGTTAATTTGGTTCACAAAGTTACTGCTAATGATAAGCCTGGTTCTTCTGGCCATCAAGTTCTTTTAGCCCTTTCAATATGTCTGCTTGAGCACTTTGCTAGCTTTCTGAGGTTTTACCCGAATCCCAAGAACATCTTTCGAGCTTTCGTAGACCGGCTTCTCGACCCATTGTTGGAATTGCTGGTTTTATTGCACTCGCAAGGTAGCGGAGGTAAAGGTGAACAGGTGGGAAGCTTGTTGAGGATTGTTGGAGAGGTTTTGTCAAATGGTTTGTTTCATCCTGCCCACATTAATGGGTTTTTGAGTTTGCAAAGCTTGAAGGTGAAGCATGAAGATACGGAGCGGAGAGGATTAAAAGGTAGCTACCATCAACACTTCTTTCAGAGATTCAAAGGTATTAAAACGGAGAATAAGGCAGTATTACTAGGTGGGTTTGGTTACCTATTTCAGTTGTTTGTTGGTAGAGTTAGGAACCGGAGAGGAGCTAATATGGCATCTAAAGGGGCGACCAATCCAGCCTTGTGGAGAAGTAGTGTGTCTTCTGAAGGAGCACAGGAAACTAATAAACCACTTTTTGAAGTGTTTGCTCGGTTTATGGAACCGTTGTTGCTCGAGTGTAAGGGATGTGCACTACCGGAATATTCTGAGATGGGAGCAACGAGGCTGGTAAATACACTTTGCTTGCTCAAGTCAATGAATGAAACCCTAAAGACGTTCATTCAAGAGAGAATATATGTGCGAACAGATGACACAGAAGGAGTTCACTTTAAATTTTTGCAAGAGGTCCATGACACAATTATTTCGGTTGCaggagaaatatataaattttggttATTACAATTGCATGTGAATGACACAAGCATTGTGAAGATGCTTCCACTGACAGCCAGGGAGGTTTTTGTTGCCGTGGGTTGCCTTTTAGAGATTGAATATAAGGTCGTGGGAGATGACCTTGTTAAGTTATGGCTGATGATGTTTGCATTTTCGGCAGTAAATATATCTTCAAAGGATGCAAAGCTTCATTCCTTGCTTAACTCAGAAGTCCTGAATCTTGGATGCCaaataattaatgtatttagGGAGCTTCGCCAG GTAAATTATCCAGTTTTGGCACTGTGTAAAGCTGTGAGAGTCTTCAGAGTTATTGGCGATGCTAGTGCTGCAAGATATACTTTGTTTATTCCTTCTTTGCCTTTATCCTCTCAAATGTGCTTGGAAGCTGTGGCAACTTTGGCATGCTCACAATCAATCCGAGCTGCAATTTGCAATTCAATCAAGACGATGCCAGAAAGGAAAGCCGGGGAATTTATAGATGAACTAAAAGATGACCTCAGTGAAACAATGAAATGGATCAGACATAGTTCCTTTATGGATGGAGGCAGTTTAGATTCACTGGAAAGAAACACCTCATTTAGCACTATTTGGGATTTCAATCTCAAAACTTTAGGAAGAGTATTTTCTGAAATATACAGTTCAGTGTTAGATTCCCTTACTATTACCTCAACAAATAGTACCTTGGTAGGAAATTCTCTCGAAAGCTTGATGAATGCAATTAGACCAAGCTTCAGTCCTTTGGTGCAAAACCAATCTGATAATATCAACAAATTCATTCCTTTGGTGCAAAAACAATCtgataatatcgaaaaattcaCTATCTTCCTTACAGGAACAAGTGTGGCTGACCAAGAAGTTCCTGACAGTGGAAGTGAAAGAAAAAACTTGTCATGGGcatttgtctttttctttcGCTTATACACGTCATGCAGAAGCTTATACCAACAATCTATTAGCCTCATGCCACCTGATTTGGCAAGAAAAGCATCAGAATTGATGGGGAGCTTATTTTCTGTATGCCATGGAACTGAATGGACAGATAAGTCCAATTATGTTGACGAAGGCTATTTTTCTTGGATTGTTAAACCTTCCATTTCGCTTCtggattttattaaatatttccgAGATGCCTCTTTTAATAGAAGTTATGAGGATTGTGGGCCGCTTGTTTATGTCCTACACATTATGGCTTTACAGAGACTCAACAATCTAAACAGGAAAATTCAGGCTTTTAAGTTCTTGCTGGATGGGAGTAGACGACTGTTCAAAATGCAGAAGCAAAGAAACAAGGACACACGCAAGGGAAGCAAAAGATGGAAAAGGCTCCTTACTGCTTGTAGTTTGGAGGCTGCGCATCTGACCGGTTTCATGACTCACTACATACAATTATTGTTTCCTGACAGAAAACGTACCAAAACAGTTGATTCTCAAATATTATCCTCATCAAATGAAGATGCCTGGGATGTGAGTGTCTGCTCATTGAATGAGAATTCACTTTCTGTTGGAATTTGGTGGCTTCTTTGCCAAAACATTGACGTATGGTGCTTTCATGCCTCTAAAAAGGATCTGAAGTATTTCTTAACACATTTACTGATCTACGGTTTGGCATGTGAAAAGAACAAAGGCATAAAAAAAAACGGAGCTAGTCAACTTTTACACAAGGAAGTTTCTTTACGCCATATATCATTGGAGCTTCTTCGTGATACCGTTCTTTATGATCAAACA GTACTATCCAAGCATATGGCATcaatattctacactattctgaaGAATTCGTTGTCTTCTATTGTGGAAGATGCTTATGCAACTTGTGTAGATCTGAATTCCCTACCCGATTGGTCAGAGATCTTGACAGCGTTGGAAAAACGAAATGCCGTGTATATGGATAGCCATGCTTTACATGTCCCGCCTTCAATGTCAGCATCAGATTTACAGATAAAGAAAGCTTCACTTTTGTCCTTTAAACCTGAAATAACAAGTTGTGAGAGTTTGCTTGATCTCTTATGTAAGATTCCTGAGGTACATCTTACTACTAAATCATTCTCTCAATATGCAACTTGCATTCTCCATCTTGAGAG gcTAGTGATTTCAAATTTGTTAATCAATCATGATGAATCCATTTCCAACAGCCCCTTCGAGCTCTTGAGACTGTTTCTATCCTGTCGAAGGACCTTGAGATATCTGGTTGTGTCACTTAATGAGTTTAATCAAGAAGCAAAGCCACTCTCAATTTTTTCTGGAATTTTTGGTTCCTCTACAATAATTTGGCTTTTGGTATCAGTACACACATTAGTTGGATTGCCACATACGCTATTTGGGGAGTTCTATAATCAGTTAAACAATATAATCTTCTCTATAATAGATCATACCTCAAACATATTTTTGAATCTGAGCAGTAGACAGAAGATGAACTATGATACTAATGAAGATTATGCATCATGGGAGTATGGGGAACTTATTGCTCAAGCATTAGAGAAGCAAATGAGAAAGTTACCTGTGACTGTAGAGGGCAGCATCAGTGCTATCAAACTGGAAGCTTGTTTTCATATTTTGGACTGGAAAAAATTATCATGCACGCTATCTTGTCTGCAAGGTTTCTTATGGGGTCTCTCATCAACCTTAGCGAACATATGCAAGAATTCAGGAGGAAATCCACAATTAGTAGATGCCTTCAAATTTAGTAATTACGTTGCTGGATTTGAAAACTTTGTAGATCTTTGCATCTATTTGTTGCTTGTTGACAACAATCAAGGGACTGTAGGTGTGCACTCTATTCATAATTTACTGGATCTGGATTTTGATAATGGATTGTTGAGCGTGGATTCTCTTTTAGATAGATGGACTAAGTGTCCAAATTGTGAAATCCAAAATTCCAAATTGGAAGAAATTTCTGGTGAAGTTCCCAAAATTGATTTGTCAAATATGCACGATTTGAAATTCTCTTTATTTAAAGAACTTTTAAAGGGCAAAAATCCCCAGATTGCATATGCACTCAGAGAGCTCTTTGTTGCATCTGCTGCAATTCTTAAATTGAAGTCTATTGTATCTGTAAATGCAAATTCGCAGAAGTGCAGTCATATGGAATCATATTCAATGAGTATTCTTGTTAGAACATCTTATATGATACTCCAGGAAATGGCAGAAATGTGTGGCCAGCCCAATGCATTTTCTTTTGTCTGGATTGACGGGATCTTAAAATATCTTGAAGTTGTAGGGGTCTATTTTAGTATGGAGGACCCTAAATTTTCAAAGGAAGTGTATACCCAGTTGATGAATTCTCATATGAGGGCTATTGGGAAGTGCATTTCACTGCAAGGAAAGAATGCGACTCTCTCCTCTCATGAGACAggatcaaatacaaaattgctACTGACTCAGAATGAATCAGGTCATGGTATTATGAAAGGTCTTGATCATGAACACTGTATTATAAATGCATTTAAATCTAGGGTCAGAATGTCATTGAGAAAGTTTATCAGAAAACCACTCAAGTTACACATGAACACAGTTATACAAACTGTAGAAAAAGCACTAATTGGAGTGCAGCCAGGTTGCCATGCAATCTACAACATAAACATGGGAGAAATTGATGGAGGAAAAGTTTCCTTGATGGTTGCTGCTGGGATTGACACTTTGGATTTGGTTCTCGAGTCTCAACCTG TAAACGAGCGAGTTCTTTTTAAGAACATCCCAAGCTTAGTTGGTTCCCTGTTCAACATTATTTTGCACCTCCAGAGCCCAACAATCTTCTATGTAGAGAAGCCACCCTCCAGTAAGAGTGAGTTACATCCAGATGCAGGCACCGTCGTTCTAATGTGTGTTGAGGTTCTTACTAAGGTTGTCGGGAAGCATTCTTTTCAGATGGAGGTGTGCCATGTATCACACTGTTTGCATATACCGATGGCACTTTTCAAGTACTTTCATAAAATCAAAGCTTCTCGGTCATTTCCTGATGTCAATCAATTCATCATTGATCGCCAGTTTATGGTTAACTTGTACGCGGCATGTTGCAAATTGTTATGTACCACTCTTAAGCATCGAACACG TGAGGTTGAAAGATGCATTGCTCAACTTGAAAATTCAGCAACTACTCTTCTTAGCTGTTTGGAGACTGTGGATGCTACCTTAGCAAGCATAAAAGGTTATTTTGCTTGGGAAGTGCAGGAGGCCCTAAAATGTGCTAGCTTTTTACGAAGGATCTATGAAGAG ATAAGACAGCAAAAGGATATCCTTGCAAAGTACTCCTTTTACTTCCTTTCAAATTACGTAAGCATCTATTCAGGGCATGGTCCTTTCCAAACCGGCATAGAAAG AGAGATAGATGAGACATTGAGACCTGGTATCTATTCTCTAATTGATATTTGCTCAGCAGCCGATCTCCAACAGCTTCACACTGTTCTGGGTG AAGGCGCATGCAGAAGTACTCTTGCAGCTCTGCTACATGACTACAAACTACATTTTCAATATGAAGGGAAAATATAG
- the LOC109704784 gene encoding uncharacterized protein LOC109704784, with the protein MQLCELLKCRVESRNFLEKVGSIHMSMSQDCHGIYGEANGNSSWDMITAKDLWGAKDVGGESESESDDYVLVCEEDIVDGLACFMAAYLLSLKQTKELTPDQLQEALRKTFSAKKKSRLQKAWDSSKVIYNLASWSATAIGMYQNPAIFRAASVALWSSCRAISKLL; encoded by the exons ATGCAGCTATGTGAACTTCTGAAGTGTAGAGTGGAGTCAcgaaattttttagaaaaagttgGGAGTATTCACATGTCCATGTCTCAAGACTGTCATG GTATATATGGGGAAGCAAATGGAAATTCATCCTGGGATATGATCACTGCTAAAGATTTATGGGGAGCTAAGGATGTTGGCGGAGAGAGTGAATCAGAGTCAGATGATTATGTTCTTGTTTGTGAAGAGGACATTGTTGATGGTCTAGCTTGTTTCATGGCTGCATACCTGCTATCGCTTAAACAGACAAAG GAATTAACTCCTGATCAACTTCAAGAAG CTCTTAGAAAAACATTCTCTGCAAAGAAGAAGAGTAGGCTTCAAAAGGCATGGGATAGCAGCAAAGTGATTTACAATCTAGCTTCTTGGAGTGCAACTGCCATAGG AATGTACCAAAATCCAGCTATTTTTAGGGCGGCCTCTGTGGCCTTGTGGTCATCGTGCCGTGCTATTTCAAAATTGCTTTGA